A window of Flavobacteriales bacterium contains these coding sequences:
- a CDS encoding peptidylprolyl isomerase has translation MYAKMTTNRGEILLSLEFEKVPVTVANFVGLAEGTIPNDHKELGEPYYDGQIFHRVISKANGDQQDFMIQGGDPLGKGIGGPGYKFEDEFHPELRHDRPGVLSMANSGPGTNGSQFFITHLPTPWLDDRHSVFGYVIEGQSVVDSTLQGDVIEKLEIIRVGKAAKNFDEVAIFGDRGSKGS, from the coding sequence ATGTATGCAAAGATGACCACGAATAGAGGAGAGATACTGCTCTCATTGGAATTTGAAAAGGTGCCTGTGACCGTGGCCAACTTCGTTGGGCTAGCAGAAGGGACCATTCCCAATGACCATAAAGAGTTAGGGGAGCCATATTACGATGGACAGATCTTCCATCGGGTGATATCCAAGGCCAATGGGGATCAACAGGATTTCATGATACAAGGTGGGGATCCACTAGGCAAGGGTATAGGTGGCCCGGGATACAAATTCGAGGATGAATTCCATCCTGAACTCAGGCACGATCGTCCCGGTGTGCTTTCTATGGCCAATTCAGGTCCTGGGACCAACGGAAGTCAATTCTTCATCACGCATCTACCTACTCCTTGGTTGGATGATAGACATAGTGTATTTGGTTATGTCATTGAAGGACAGTCTGTCGTAGACTCCACTCTACAGGGTGATGTGATAGAGAAACTAGAGATCATCCGTGTGGGAAAAGCAGCCAAGAATTTTGATGAAGTGGCCATATTCGGTGATCGTGGGAGTAAAGGAAGCTGA
- a CDS encoding T9SS type A sorting domain-containing protein has product MLGIHLSAADRYWVASTPGNWSDINNWSNESEGQGGFSIPGPEDKVFFDEFSIGNCIVDIPMDIAALEFKPEFQGTMMQLGHSISIGEVGFVLKGGTFIGGTAPIYSIEKLEIDGTDFTSTTDTLFISNDLELKRGQFHHNDGTIEFNSPARAKFINDLNEHFKVHNVVVRVGAGEDFEIGHGDSLWVENRIDLFSGILRHGELVVEDTAYVHSTWDQGDANITFMGQGNSYYILDNGTWNTNDVYVQKDSSSDSLIVEDGDGDGQIQLGQFNREIEVRRGIMSFDADTQVDLDFQEVINNPGGTLVGTNDTLLISGDYTNLGGRYSHNSGTVRFDGTGDVDFRCDNMVTDRFHNVDIELIPGKQLLIDVGDSLWVEGRLQLGSGKMPRADVVVEDTAYVTSGWLGGDADITFAGSGNSFYLFDSGTWNENNVYIHKETLTDTTFIKDVDNDGWLNLGEDQKIIKITEGTLAFEDGVNVDLDFGEVQNNPGGELIGAMDTLLLGGDYINYGGLFTHNGGTVRFDSDNDVTFHCVNEPTDRFHNIHIKTTGVHKVFIDTLKNMHVENRLQLSIGHLRRGTAVVEDTAYVETTWSGGNADIRFIGSGTSHYLFDNNDWNTNNVTIDKDDPSDTTFIKKVQPNGLLQLGDDDHNLTILNGVLAFAEGVELQLDYFQLENSSGGTLYSTSDTLHLLGNYVNNGGLLVHNNGTVRFIGTRDVQYFCSTVPTDHFFNVDIEREGGKKITIHEGHNLWVENKLLFVKGILDGGTVTVEDTAYVTPTWQRGSSDLNFSGSGNSYYFLDENSWNTNNVSISKYAPTDSTFIREVDNDKLLDLGRIDKYLNINSGVLVFQDSVVADLNFRATRIHPDGTLLGSTGELNLLGDYINLGGNFSHNFGIVNFDGDENAVFQMDKAPSDQFYNVFFDKPHGRMLTLVEDDTLRVGNDLVLMEGHSDQGVFKVEGNVTIESNYDRGTTKLMFAGANDQSFRLEGKKDNFDADVYIDKPTVSDVILQSKFEMTAPQQTLHLKKGMLVTNHDSLLILEHGTYWTDASAISYIDGPIEKFGNEAFTFPVGKNGIYAPISISAPENDGHSFVGEYFRGDAGSAYDGQSLASGLHHVSQSEYWILDREHGASDVFVTLSYDTVRSGGIDALIQVVVSRWDGAMWQDHGNDVEYTGMEFPGAGTITTAQAVTDFSPFTFASRTHFNPLPVEFLYFKAEKNDNAVDISWATGLEVNSDNFLILHSMDGMEWTVLGDIQAAGFSSAERTYRFTHDSPLQGTNYYRLRQVDFDGHSEYTDVEAVNFSNLFIDDIHLFPNPTKGLVSLEGYSGEIDEIRLFDITGRDWSERLIIRPLAGQTYLIDLTLLPEGIYMLRAIGFSRTLVKN; this is encoded by the coding sequence TTGCTTGGCATTCACTTATCTGCAGCAGACAGATATTGGGTAGCATCGACTCCAGGCAATTGGAGTGATATCAACAATTGGTCAAATGAATCTGAAGGACAAGGTGGATTCAGTATTCCAGGTCCTGAAGACAAAGTGTTCTTCGATGAATTCAGCATTGGTAATTGTATCGTAGATATCCCTATGGACATTGCTGCTTTGGAGTTCAAACCCGAATTTCAAGGGACGATGATGCAGCTGGGACATTCCATCAGTATTGGTGAGGTTGGATTTGTTCTGAAGGGAGGAACCTTCATAGGTGGAACCGCACCTATATACTCAATCGAGAAGTTGGAAATCGATGGTACTGATTTCACTTCTACAACAGATACCTTATTCATTTCCAACGACCTCGAATTAAAGCGCGGGCAATTCCATCATAATGACGGTACTATCGAGTTCAATTCGCCAGCGCGTGCTAAATTCATTAACGATCTGAATGAACACTTCAAAGTACATAATGTAGTGGTTCGCGTGGGTGCTGGTGAAGACTTCGAAATAGGACATGGAGATAGTCTATGGGTGGAGAACAGGATCGATCTTTTCTCTGGAATCCTGAGGCACGGTGAACTCGTAGTCGAAGATACTGCCTATGTGCATTCGACATGGGACCAAGGTGATGCGAATATCACCTTCATGGGTCAAGGAAATTCCTATTATATCTTGGACAACGGCACCTGGAACACCAATGACGTGTATGTGCAGAAAGACTCTTCATCTGATAGCCTCATTGTTGAAGACGGTGATGGGGATGGACAGATCCAGTTAGGGCAATTCAATAGAGAGATAGAGGTCAGGAGGGGTATCATGTCATTTGATGCCGATACACAGGTCGATCTGGATTTTCAAGAAGTCATCAATAATCCGGGTGGAACGCTTGTCGGTACCAATGATACGCTCCTCATCAGTGGTGATTACACCAATCTGGGAGGTCGGTATAGCCATAACTCGGGTACGGTGCGCTTCGATGGAACCGGTGATGTCGATTTCCGCTGTGACAATATGGTCACGGATAGATTTCACAATGTGGACATCGAACTTATTCCGGGTAAACAACTACTGATCGATGTTGGGGATTCCCTATGGGTGGAAGGTAGACTACAATTGGGTTCGGGTAAGATGCCCAGAGCCGATGTAGTTGTAGAAGACACTGCCTATGTGACCAGTGGTTGGCTAGGCGGTGATGCAGACATCACCTTCGCAGGCTCAGGAAACTCCTTCTATCTGTTCGACAGTGGTACATGGAATGAGAACAATGTTTATATCCATAAAGAGACCTTGACGGATACCACCTTTATCAAGGATGTGGATAACGATGGCTGGCTGAACTTGGGTGAAGACCAGAAGATCATCAAGATAACTGAAGGTACCCTCGCCTTTGAGGACGGAGTCAATGTGGATCTGGATTTCGGTGAAGTTCAAAATAACCCCGGAGGCGAACTTATTGGCGCAATGGATACATTGCTCCTAGGTGGTGATTACATTAATTATGGAGGGCTCTTCACCCACAATGGGGGTACAGTGCGATTCGATTCCGACAACGATGTGACATTCCATTGCGTGAATGAACCAACCGATCGATTCCATAATATCCACATCAAGACCACGGGTGTGCATAAGGTCTTTATAGACACCTTGAAGAATATGCATGTTGAGAATCGACTGCAGCTGAGTATCGGACATCTCAGACGAGGTACAGCAGTAGTGGAAGATACAGCCTATGTAGAGACCACCTGGTCTGGAGGTAATGCGGATATCAGATTCATTGGATCAGGAACCTCTCATTATCTATTCGATAATAACGATTGGAATACCAATAACGTCACCATTGATAAGGATGATCCTTCTGATACTACGTTCATCAAGAAAGTACAGCCAAATGGACTTCTACAATTAGGAGATGATGACCACAACCTCACCATATTGAACGGGGTTTTGGCATTCGCAGAAGGAGTAGAGCTGCAATTGGATTATTTCCAATTGGAGAACAGCAGCGGTGGTACTTTGTACTCCACGTCCGATACGCTACATCTCTTAGGAAATTATGTCAATAATGGAGGTCTACTCGTTCACAACAACGGAACCGTTCGATTCATCGGTACACGGGACGTTCAATACTTCTGTTCTACAGTTCCCACGGACCATTTCTTCAATGTGGATATTGAAAGAGAAGGCGGTAAGAAGATCACAATACATGAAGGACACAACCTGTGGGTGGAGAATAAGCTATTGTTCGTCAAAGGAATCCTGGATGGAGGAACAGTCACTGTGGAAGACACAGCCTATGTCACACCAACCTGGCAGAGAGGTAGCTCCGATCTCAATTTCAGTGGATCCGGCAACTCGTATTATTTCTTGGACGAAAATAGTTGGAATACGAACAACGTGAGCATCTCCAAGTATGCTCCAACTGATTCCACTTTCATCAGAGAAGTAGATAATGATAAGTTATTGGACCTTGGGCGCATCGATAAGTACCTCAACATCAATTCTGGTGTCCTGGTCTTTCAGGATAGTGTGGTCGCTGACTTGAATTTCCGAGCTACAAGGATCCATCCTGATGGGACTCTCCTAGGCTCCACCGGAGAATTGAATCTCTTAGGTGATTATATCAATCTAGGTGGAAATTTCAGTCACAATTTCGGAATAGTGAATTTCGATGGAGATGAGAATGCGGTCTTTCAAATGGACAAGGCACCTTCAGATCAATTCTACAACGTCTTCTTCGATAAGCCACATGGTAGGATGTTGACCTTGGTTGAAGATGACACGCTGAGAGTGGGCAACGATCTGGTACTCATGGAAGGACATTCTGACCAAGGTGTGTTCAAGGTCGAAGGAAATGTGACCATCGAGAGTAACTATGATCGAGGAACGACCAAGCTCATGTTCGCTGGGGCCAATGATCAGTCATTCAGACTCGAAGGGAAAAAGGACAATTTCGATGCGGACGTCTATATCGATAAGCCCACGGTCTCTGATGTTATCTTGCAATCTAAGTTCGAAATGACTGCTCCTCAGCAGACGCTTCATCTCAAAAAAGGAATGCTGGTCACCAACCATGACTCATTGCTCATACTCGAGCATGGTACGTATTGGACAGATGCCAGTGCTATCAGTTATATCGATGGCCCGATAGAGAAGTTCGGTAATGAGGCCTTCACCTTCCCAGTTGGCAAGAATGGTATATATGCTCCGATTTCAATCTCTGCACCCGAGAATGATGGCCATTCATTTGTTGGAGAGTATTTCAGAGGGGATGCCGGATCCGCTTATGACGGTCAATCCTTGGCCTCTGGGCTTCATCATGTATCGCAGAGCGAGTACTGGATATTGGATAGAGAACATGGAGCTTCAGATGTGTTCGTTACGCTATCGTACGATACTGTTCGAAGTGGCGGCATCGATGCACTTATTCAAGTGGTGGTCTCGCGTTGGGATGGTGCAATGTGGCAAGACCACGGCAATGATGTTGAGTATACTGGTATGGAATTTCCCGGAGCTGGAACAATCACCACTGCGCAAGCAGTTACAGATTTCAGCCCGTTCACCTTTGCATCACGTACTCATTTCAATCCATTACCGGTCGAATTCCTTTATTTCAAAGCAGAGAAGAATGACAATGCAGTAGATATTTCTTGGGCAACGGGATTAGAGGTGAATAGTGATAATTTCTTGATCTTACATTCCATGGATGGAATGGAATGGACTGTACTAGGTGACATACAGGCAGCTGGGTTCTCTAGTGCTGAGAGGACGTATCGTTTCACCCATGATAGTCCTTTGCAAGGGACGAATTACTATCGCTTGAGACAAGTTGATTTTGACGGGCACTCTGAGTATACAGATGTCGAGGCAGTAAACTTCTCGAACCTATTCATAGATGACATTCATCTTTTCCCAAACCCTACAAAAGGCCTTGTTTCACTCGAAGGATATAGCGGAGAAATCGATGAGATCAGACTGTTTGATATCACCGGACGTGATTGGTCTGAAAGGCTGATCATTCGTCCGTTGGCAGGACAGACCTATTTGATCGATCTAACACTCCTCCCTGAGGGCATATATATGCTGAGAGCTATAGGATTCAGCCGGACTTTGGTCAAAAACTGA
- a CDS encoding DUF4407 domain-containing protein has product MLKSFFWMCSGADPDLLAECSKSEQIKYAGVGGTVFFTAVMAFIASAYALYTVFDSIPIALAFGFIWGLLIFNLDRFIVSSIRKQEDKMDELMQAFPRIVLAVIIAVVISKPLELKIFEKEIDRVLLEQKNTMTLANQDQVGAIYADELARLNSETEQIDQKIANKENEVNALYDTYIAEAEGRDGTMLLGKGPVYKEKREKHDAMLAELSELKSEGKEQKALLATAIADLELKEKEHLAATQPVIDGFDGLMARIDALGELPWLPSFFIFLLFLAIETSPVIAKLLTPAGSYDIRFNESEEKVAVWAAQLRDQRLALLSADKAMNKKVYESIAEEEETYHYKKQQARALIRFQSDAFLEEQKRLAKT; this is encoded by the coding sequence ATGTTGAAATCATTCTTTTGGATGTGTTCTGGAGCAGATCCAGACCTCCTGGCCGAGTGTTCTAAATCCGAGCAGATCAAGTATGCAGGGGTAGGCGGCACTGTATTTTTCACCGCTGTGATGGCCTTTATCGCATCGGCCTATGCGCTCTATACCGTATTCGACTCCATTCCCATCGCTCTGGCCTTCGGGTTCATCTGGGGGCTGCTGATCTTCAACCTGGACCGTTTCATCGTTTCCAGCATTCGCAAGCAGGAGGACAAGATGGATGAGCTCATGCAGGCTTTTCCACGGATCGTATTGGCGGTGATCATCGCGGTGGTCATCTCCAAGCCTTTGGAGCTCAAGATTTTCGAGAAGGAGATCGATCGGGTCCTGCTCGAACAGAAGAATACGATGACCTTGGCCAATCAGGATCAAGTGGGGGCCATATATGCCGATGAGTTGGCTCGATTGAATAGCGAAACTGAACAGATCGATCAAAAGATCGCTAACAAAGAGAATGAGGTAAATGCTCTATACGATACCTACATAGCCGAGGCCGAAGGCCGTGATGGTACCATGCTACTGGGCAAGGGGCCGGTGTACAAGGAGAAACGGGAGAAACATGATGCCATGCTGGCCGAATTGAGCGAACTGAAGTCTGAAGGCAAAGAGCAGAAAGCACTTTTGGCCACTGCCATTGCCGATCTGGAACTCAAGGAAAAGGAACATCTGGCGGCCACCCAGCCCGTGATCGATGGTTTCGATGGACTTATGGCCCGTATCGATGCTCTAGGTGAATTGCCTTGGCTCCCTTCCTTCTTCATCTTCTTGCTCTTCTTGGCCATAGAGACCTCACCGGTCATAGCCAAATTGCTCACACCTGCCGGGAGCTATGACATCAGATTCAATGAATCAGAAGAGAAAGTAGCCGTATGGGCTGCTCAGCTCAGAGACCAGCGATTGGCACTACTCAGTGCAGATAAGGCCATGAATAAGAAAGTCTATGAGAGTATTGCAGAAGAGGAGGAGACCTATCACTATAAGAAACAGCAAGCTCGAGCACTTATCCGTTTTCAGTCCGATGCATTTCTCGAGGAGCAGAAAAGACTTGCCAAGACGTGA
- a CDS encoding T9SS type A sorting domain-containing protein — MARILPLLLLLLWSISALAGNRYWIAGSTGNWSDSANWSDEPGEEDDDDDDDDDEDGVSVPGPGDIVYFTEDRTGDCIIDITVDVKGMRIESGYTGTIQQGSHPVSIGNSSFKIEGGTFQGGSASIQCNKHFILDGGTFISTSDMLTVVQNFKILEGTFTHNAGTVEFSPTGTKEFRCDNAPADRFHHVIVNATDGVKLNIRSGDTLYVTDRLDLTSGQLGQGTVAVEGECHIDAGWDHGNAELIFTGSGSSELFLHDANWNDSHIQMLKTSIDSLILRDGDGDGQMTLGSSDNDLTISTGNLVFESGVDVELLFDEVVIEQNGKMIATDGTLYINKDLTLNGGEFVHNNGILRFQGADLSDINLNNGSDLIAYKLILDKDDGEKLRLDASDSLRVLNDLTLLNGELDRGTLVIEGNVSVASTYDQGDMVWVFSGDAEQLLSVNTSDNELETDIYLNKSGSSVTLETPLKLLDSDYSLYMQEGTMKTTREDLLYIGDNVTIENASGTSFIDGPIEKIGDESFTFPVGRNGIYAPIAISAPSNSSHSFIGEYFEVDPAGAYDSESLDFTLDHVSGTEYWILDRNVGNSPVYVTLTYNTERSGNIDDLSEVVVARWDGSEWKDHGNNVLIPGQEVPSSGSLTTSQAVTDFSPFTFASRSFNNPLPVEFIYFNATVDRRDVILDWATGAEVNSENFEIQRSQDGHVWETIDEVEAAGNSSVEIQYRCKDNDPFTGVSYYRLKQNDLDGAFEYSDIEVVEVGVLTMSEQVKAYPNPTQGAFTLEGYIQDIESIKMFDVTGWEVTQAITVKEMSATMTVVNMDNLPEGIYILYCDNQAIKVYNRP; from the coding sequence ATGGCTAGAATATTACCCTTGCTGCTTCTCTTGTTGTGGAGCATATCTGCCCTAGCGGGCAATCGTTATTGGATCGCTGGTTCCACTGGGAACTGGAGTGATTCAGCTAATTGGTCCGATGAACCCGGAGAGGAAGATGACGATGATGATGATGACGATGATGAAGACGGTGTAAGCGTTCCTGGTCCAGGCGACATCGTGTATTTCACAGAAGACAGGACTGGAGATTGCATTATCGATATTACTGTCGATGTAAAAGGCATGCGCATCGAATCCGGATATACCGGTACGATCCAGCAAGGATCACACCCAGTATCCATTGGAAACAGCTCATTCAAGATAGAAGGTGGGACCTTCCAAGGTGGGTCTGCGAGCATTCAGTGCAACAAGCATTTCATTCTGGATGGAGGAACCTTTATCTCTACCAGTGATATGCTTACAGTAGTCCAGAATTTCAAGATTCTGGAGGGAACGTTCACACACAATGCCGGTACAGTAGAGTTCTCACCTACAGGCACCAAAGAATTCAGATGTGATAATGCACCTGCCGACCGTTTCCACCACGTGATCGTTAATGCCACTGATGGAGTTAAGCTGAACATACGTTCGGGAGATACGCTGTATGTCACCGATCGATTGGATCTCACCTCTGGACAGTTGGGTCAAGGAACCGTTGCCGTGGAAGGTGAATGCCATATCGATGCTGGATGGGATCATGGAAATGCTGAGTTGATCTTCACAGGTAGTGGGTCATCGGAGTTATTCCTACACGATGCCAACTGGAATGACTCGCATATTCAGATGCTCAAGACCTCCATTGATTCTTTGATTCTCAGAGACGGTGATGGAGATGGGCAGATGACTTTAGGTTCATCAGACAATGACCTGACGATTTCTACCGGAAACCTGGTATTTGAGTCGGGAGTAGATGTCGAATTGCTTTTCGATGAGGTGGTCATCGAACAGAACGGAAAAATGATCGCTACGGATGGAACGCTGTACATCAATAAGGATCTCACCCTGAACGGGGGTGAATTCGTGCACAACAATGGAATTCTACGTTTCCAAGGTGCTGATCTTTCAGACATCAACTTGAACAATGGTTCTGACCTCATAGCATACAAGCTCATTCTGGACAAGGATGATGGAGAGAAACTACGACTGGACGCGAGTGATTCACTGCGTGTTCTTAATGACCTGACCTTATTGAATGGAGAATTGGACCGTGGAACACTAGTCATCGAGGGTAATGTATCCGTTGCCTCTACATATGATCAAGGGGATATGGTATGGGTGTTCAGCGGAGATGCAGAACAGTTGCTCTCTGTCAATACATCAGACAACGAGTTGGAGACCGATATCTATTTGAACAAGTCAGGTTCATCTGTCACTTTAGAGACTCCATTGAAACTCTTGGATTCTGATTACAGCCTCTATATGCAAGAGGGAACGATGAAGACAACTCGGGAAGACTTGCTGTATATCGGTGATAATGTCACTATAGAGAACGCAAGCGGGACCAGCTTTATAGATGGACCCATAGAAAAGATCGGAGATGAGTCTTTCACCTTCCCTGTAGGAAGGAATGGGATCTACGCACCTATTGCTATCTCTGCGCCATCCAACAGTTCTCACTCCTTCATCGGAGAGTACTTCGAAGTGGATCCTGCCGGGGCTTATGACAGTGAATCCCTGGACTTCACGCTGGATCACGTATCAGGAACAGAATATTGGATATTGGACCGGAATGTCGGGAACTCACCTGTATATGTCACCTTGACCTACAATACCGAGCGCAGTGGTAACATCGATGACCTCTCAGAAGTAGTTGTGGCTCGCTGGGATGGGTCCGAGTGGAAGGATCATGGCAACAATGTCTTGATCCCTGGACAGGAAGTACCTTCTTCCGGTTCTTTGACCACTTCACAAGCTGTGACTGATTTCAGTCCCTTCACTTTTGCTTCCCGTTCATTCAACAATCCACTACCCGTAGAATTCATCTATTTCAATGCTACGGTCGATAGGAGGGATGTGATCTTGGACTGGGCTACAGGAGCTGAGGTCAACAGCGAAAATTTTGAGATACAACGCAGTCAAGATGGACATGTTTGGGAGACTATAGATGAAGTGGAGGCTGCTGGAAACTCCAGCGTGGAGATCCAGTATCGCTGCAAAGACAATGATCCATTCACGGGAGTGAGCTACTATAGATTGAAGCAGAACGACCTGGATGGTGCGTTCGAATATTCGGATATCGAAGTAGTAGAAGTAGGTGTACTTACCATGAGCGAGCAGGTCAAGGCCTATCCCAATCCTACGCAAGGAGCATTCACGCTAGAAGGATATATCCAAGATATCGAGAGTATCAAGATGTTCGATGTGACAGGTTGGGAGGTGACTCAGGCCATTACGGTCAAAGAGATGTCAGCTACGATGACAGTAGTCAACATGGATAATCTGCCCGAAGGAATTTACATTCTGTATTGTGATAATCAAGCCATCAAAGTCTATAACCGACCCTGA